A single region of the Amia ocellicauda isolate fAmiCal2 chromosome 8, fAmiCal2.hap1, whole genome shotgun sequence genome encodes:
- the LOC136755296 gene encoding LOW QUALITY PROTEIN: complement component C6-like (The sequence of the model RefSeq protein was modified relative to this genomic sequence to represent the inferred CDS: inserted 2 bases in 1 codon; substituted 2 bases at 2 genomic stop codons), translating into MGSLRSCLALLALCWHIGGSLGXMCDRYPWTTWSVCSRTCNHGTQSRRRDVVHDEYYHKNFCDRLCTFSEFRACNLEACPINCHMGNYGPWSDCSPCAKKQFRTRSVVTPSQFGGQACGETLTQERECYPKTLCNIREMDCSNKFTCANGRCIAPNLECNGDNDCGDNSDERDCVRTKKACNRVYEGIPGAHLMSHGFDVMAEEIRGEILDNMFYGGKCNTTRSKDSRKHYRVAANIDSVDFKIETLEDYETESDPVDTEPINLVKASQQKDSKFFRVHQVLEVSTFKMKQSDLYLSDPFLKALNSVPLEYNYALYSRIFQLFGMHYFASGTLGGKYEILYQYDREELKNSGFTDSAASYCIRTETTGTFLYFITIHREINYKCVSYKMSEKYEGSFLKASEKFFSLVKGGKTEYAAELGFQKKGVLPDSNIFKNWMESTKDNPDIVEYELRPILNLVRGFPCAVTKRRNLERAIVEYLEAFDXCKCAPCPNNAKPVLSGTECLCVCQTGTYGENCVQRAPDYTSDAVDGYWSCWGSWSACDSSMKRRRTRECNNPSPLRGGKPCAGDSQEDEECFISIFQGGKTPNLYQASLACFWLGSGTVLYSSFAFQINKKRYDFGEKEELICFTGFEMEGYPYVSCLXTWKMQRVQCIKESCEIPAVPTDVSVSPFKEDYSVGNVITLRCGSGLVLTGPQYYTCGTHLRWEPAFPRDITCENERPFVSDGSCKLGEKQTDSGCICLSPETDCRSSREDLCVLDAEAGISLMTSTCAFHSKRCEGQKLHFLSAGPCNTDETSLEWAKFRAGLSDRSEKKEPCGSDTCYEWETCTGSRCYCQLPYKCPKDVKQVFCVEMVKRKSRRTVNLCVLGAMKCATLQMSVLHEGQC; encoded by the exons ATGGGCAGTCTGAGGTCTTGTCTTGCCCTGCTGGCTTTATGCTGGCACATCGGTGGAAGCCTAGGCTGAATGTGTGACCGTTACCCATGGACAACGTGGTCCGTCTGCTCCAGAACATGTAACCACGGGACCCAGAGCAGGCGCCG GGACGTTGTGCATGATGAATATTACCACAAAAACTTCTGCGACCGGCTGTGCACCTTCTCCGAGTTCAGGGCCTGCAATCTGGAAGCCTGTCCCATCAACTGTCACATGGGCAATTATGGGCCCTGGTCCGACTGTTCTCCTTGTGCTAAGAAACAG TTTCGGACACGGTCCGTGGTGACGCCCTCCCAGTTCGGGGGCCAGGCCTGCGGTGAGACGCTGACACAGGAGCGAGAGTGTTACCCCAaaacactgtgtaacatcaGAGAGATGGACTGCAGCAACAAGTTCACCTGTGCCAATG GGCGCTGCATTGCACCAAACCTGGAGTGTAATGGTGACAATGACTGTGGAGATAACTCTGATGAGAGGGACTGTGTCCGGACAAAGAAAGCATGCAACCGTGTGTACGAGGGCATTCCTGGTGCTCATCTGATGTCCCACGG ATTCGATGTCATGGCTGAAGAGATCCGAGGAGAAATTCTCGACAACATGTTTTATGGGGGCAAGTGCAACACAACCAGAAGCAAGGACAGCAGGAAACATTACCGCGTGGCTGCTAATATAGATAGTGTAGATTTCAAG ATAGAGACACTTGAAGATTACGAGACAGAATCAGACCCAGTAGATACCGAGCCGATTAATCTGG TGAAAGCATCACAGCAGAAG GATTCCAAATTCTTCCGAGTCCATCAAGTGCTGGAGGTGTCAACATTTAAGATGAAGCAGTCCGACCTTTATTTGTCCGATCCCTTCCTCAAAGCCCTGAACAGTGTCCCTCTGGAGTACAACTATGCTTTGTACAGTAGGATATTTCAGCTCTTTGGGATGCATTATTTTGCTTCAGGAACCTTGGGTGGGAAATATGAAATCCTTTACCAGTATGACCGGGAGGAACTAAAAAACAGTG GTTTTACAGACTCTGCGGCCAGCTATTGCATCAGGACAGAGACAACAGGAactttcctttattttattacGATACATagagaaataaattataaatgtgtCTCATATAAAATGTCAGAAAAATATGAAG GATCTTTCCTGAAGGCATCTGAGAAGTTCTTTTCATTGGTGAAGGGTGGCAAGACGGAGTATGCGGCTGAGTTGGGGTTCCAGAAAAAGGGAGTCCTTCCAGACAGCAACATATTTAAGAACTGGATGGAGTCAACAAAAGACAACCCAGATATTGTGGAGTATgag CTGCGGCCCATTCTCAATCTGGTGAGGGGCTTCCCCTGCGCAGTGACCAAGAGGAGAAACCTGGAGAGGGCCATCGTGGAATACTTGGAAGCATTCGACTAGTGCAAGTGCGCCCCCTGCCCCAACAACGCCAAGCCAGTGCTGTCGGGcactgagtgtctgtgtgtgtgtcagacagGAACCTATGGAGAGAACTGTGTCCAACGGGCGCCAGACTACACCTCCG ATGCCGTGGATGGGTACTGGAGCTGCTGGGGTTCATGGAGTGCATGTGACTCATcgatgaagaggaggaggaccaGAGAGTGCAATAACCCTTCCCCATTGCGTGGTGGGAAACCATGTGCCGGTGACAGCCAAGAAGACGAAGAATGCTTCATTTCCATCTTCCAAGG TGGAAAAACACCCAACCTGTACCAGGCCAGCTTGGCTTGTTTCTGGCTTGGTTCCGGGACAG TTCTTTATTCTTCCTTTGCCTTTCAGATAAATAAGAAGCGATACGACTTTGGTGAAAAAGAGGAATTGATCTGTTTTACTGGCTTTGAAATGGAAGGATATCCGTATGTTAGCTGTCT CACGTGGAAAATGCAGAGAGTGCAGTGCATAA AGGAGTCTTGCGAAATACCTGCTGTACCTACTGATGTCTCTGTATCTCCATTTAAAGAGGACTACAGTGTTGGGAATGTCATTACCCTCCGCTGTGGTTCAGGTCTGGTTCTTACTGGACCTCAGTATTACACCTGTGGGACACACCTTCGCTGGGAGCCTGCCTTCCCTAGAGACATCACTTGTGAAAATG AGAGGCCCTTTGTTTCTGATGGCAGTTGCAAACTGGGAGAAAAACAGACCGACTCTGGGTGTATCTGCTTGTCACCAGAAACGGATTGCCG ATCTTCCAGAGAAGATCTTTGTGTCTTGGATGCAGAAGCAGGTATTTCTTTGATGACATCCACCTGTGCCTTTCACTCGAAGAGGTGTGAAGGACAGAAGCTGCATTTCCTTAGCGCTGGCCCCTGTAATACTGATGAGACTAGCCTTGAATGGGCAAAGTTCAGAGCTGGCCTGTCCGATAGGAGCGAGAAGAAAGAGCCGTGTGGATCTGACACCTGCTATGAATGGGAAACATGTACCG GGTCAAGATGTTATTGCCAGCTACCATACAAGTGCCCCAAGGATGTGAAACAGGTTTTCTGTGTTGAAATGGTGAAAAGAAAATCCCGAAGGACTGTAAACCTCTGTGTTTTGGGTGCGATGAAATGTGCCACATTGCAAATGAGCGTTCTGCATGAGGGCCAGTGCTAA
- the c7a gene encoding complement component C7, translating to MKVWVTLILPSLAAILSLVLKVSCETPLNCQWGAYGDWSECDGCKKTQTRMRPVLVYGQYGGSPCSGEAFQTRACIPTRGCPIEAGCGDRFRCSSGQCISRSLVCNGDQDCEDNGFDEHGCEAETNVCDNDKVPPKAELTGKGFDVLKGKIRNSVINTKSFGGHCRKVFSGDHSAFFRLTQNLIKYTFQVKVQNDFSDEFYNSSWSYKKHTESIQTSNYDGNFHHVFDSELTNEKSYRLLVIKNEVEVAQFLNGAPGDLTLSEEFWKELSWLPSAYEYGAYRQLIEHYGTHFMKEGAIGGQYQALLYMDSEKMRQNGISNNNAEKCTSSSSGFLFFSVKKSECSKLVEALRTAEGYKHNKVNVKTLITGGSAGFTSGLNLMDLNNPSANSELYSKWAGSVKQNPSIIKQKLMPLFELVKEVPCAGVKKHNMARAIEEYLNERHACRCRPCQNNGIPIVIGTECKCTCKPDTFGHACEHGTLLQEQPGVRDGSWSCWSLWSSCSQGQRSRTRLCNNPYPSVGGKHCIGEAREDEKCGDEELQYLRLMEPHCFDTTFDTEKSCKHPPSLQNGFVQDPKALYPVGTKIVYSCKEGYFIIGDPVTECGEDLSWTLHPVECKSTVCEPPDFLSDVKSNPRKPTYQIGDKISVSCPPGKQLAGAAEIMCDSSLNWSPDITQIKCNAVIETTKAPVLQCKSWEKLENSRCVCKMPYDCKSSLEVCATNAKTGRTDMLSVCKVQALRCLGRVYNLAENTACGPPSPSKPCPGCQLWEKCDEHANTCVCREDGECVEKGAHICVHTAGSTDDETMTECEAGHRRCRGVEVTVVSTQPCEF from the exons ATGAAG GTATGGGTGACATTAATCCTGCCGAGTCTGGCAGCAATTCTGTCTCTTGTGCTCAAAGTCAG TTGTGAAACGCCCTTGAATTGTCAGTGGGGTGCGTATGGTGACTGGTCAGAATGTGATGGTTGCAAAAAGACACAG ACTCGGATGCGCCCGGTGCTGGTGTACGGGCAGTATGGCGGCAGCCCGTGTTCTGGTGAAGCCTTCCAGACACGAGCCTGTATCCCCACAAGAGGCTGTCCCATAGAAGCAGGCTGTGGAGACCGGTTTCGCTGCTCTTCAG GTCAGTGTATTAGCAGGTCCTTGGTCTGCAATGGGGATCAGGACTGTGAAGATAATGGTTTTGATGAGCACGGGTGTGAGGCAGAAACTAATGTGTGTGATAATGATAAAGTCCCACCCAAGGCAGAGCTCACCGGAAAAGG ATTTGATGTTTTAAAGGGGAAGATAAGGAACAGCGTGATAAACACAAAGAGCTTCGGAGGGCATTGCAGGAAGGTGTTCAGTGGGGATCACAGCGCCTTCTTTAGACTGACACAAAATCTGATCAAATACACCTTCCAG GTGAAGGTTCAAAACGACTTCAGTGATGAGTTTTACAACAGTTCTTGGTCCTATAAAAAGCACACAGAATCTATACAGACCTCTAATTATGATGGCAACTTTCACCATGTGTTTGACAGTGAACTGACTAATGAGAAG aGCTACAGGCTGCTGGTGATCAAGAACGAGGTAGAAGTGGCACAGTTTCTGAATGGTGCCCCGGGAGACCTGACCCTCTCTGAGGAGTTCTGGAAGGAGCTGTCCTGGCTCCCCTCTGCGTATGAGTATGGTGCTTACCGGCAACTGATTGAACACTATGGGACTCACTTCATGAAGGAAGGGGCCATTGGTGGCCAGTATCAGGCTCTTCTCTACATGGATTCTGAGAAGATGAGACAGAATG GTATATCGAATAACAATGCAGAGAAATGTACTTCTTCAAGTTCTGGGTTTCTATTCTTCAGTGTTAAAAAGTCAGAGTGCAGCAAACTTGTTGAGGCACTCCGGACAGCTGAGG gATACAAACACAATAAGGTAAATGTGAAGACATTAATTACTGGAGGGAGTGCAGGTTTTACGTCGGGCCTTAATTTGATGGATTTAAATAACCCTAGTGCGAACAGTGAACTTTATTCCAAGTGGGCCGGCTCAGTGAAGCAGAACCCATCCATCATCAAGCAGAAG CTGATGCCATTGTTTGAGCTGGTGAAAGAGGTACCCTGCGCCGGTGTGAAGAAGCACAATATGGCGCGCGCCATCGAAGAATATCTGAATGAGAGGCATGCCTGCAGGTGTAGGCCTTGCCAGAACAACGGCATCCCTATAGTCATAGGCACAGAGTGCAAATGCACTTGCAAGCCAGACACCTTCGGACACGCTTGTGAGCATGGGACGCTGCTGCAAGAACAACCAG GGGTGAGGGACGGGAGCTGGAGCTGTTGGTCTTTGTGGAGTTCCTGTTCCCAAGGTCAAAGGTCCAGGACTCGCTTGTGCAATAACCCATATCCCAGTGTGGGAGGGAAGCACTGTATAGGCGAGGCCAGAGAAGACGAGAAATGTGGAGATGAGGAGCTTCAGTATCTACG TCTTATGGAACCTCACTGCTTTGATACAACATTTGACACCGAGAAATCCTGTAAGCATCCTCCTTCATTGCAGAATGGATTTGTCCAG GATCCTAAAGCTCTATACCCGGTTGGAACTAAAATTGTGTATTCCTGCAAAGAgggatattttattattggggACCCTGTAACCGAATGTGGTGAAGATTTAAGCTGGACTCTGCATCCTGTTGAGTGCAAGA GCACAGTCTGCGAGCCTCCAGATTTCCTGTCTGATGTGAAGAGCAACCCCAGGAAGCCCACTTACCAGATAGGAGACAAGATTTCAGTATCCTGCCCACCTGGGAAACAATTAGCAGGGGCTGCTGAAATCATGTGCGATTCTAGTCTCAACTGGTCCCCAGATAtcacacaaattaaatgcaatgcAG TGATTGAAACCACAAAAGCACCAGTTCTGCAGTGCAAGTCATGGGAAAAGCTTGAAAACTCGCGCTGTGTGTGCAAAATGCCGTATGATTGCAA GTCATCTCTTGAAGTCTGTGCCACAAATGCAAAGACAGGTCGAACCGACATGCTCAGCGTGTGTAAGGTCCAAGCCCTGCGGTGTCTGGGGCGCGTCTACAACCTGGCCGAGAACACCGCCTGCGGCCCACCTTCCCCGAGCAAACCCTGCCCCGGCTGCCAGCTGTGGGAGAAGTGTGATG AGCACGCTAACACATGCGTGTGCAGAGAAGATGGGGAATGCGTCGAAAAGGGGGCCCACATCTGTGTCCACACTGCGGGAAGCACCGATGATGAGACGATGACCGAGTGTGAGGCAGGACACCGGAGGTGCCGGGGCGTGGAGGTCACTGTGGTCAGCACCCAGCCGTGTGAGTTCTGA